In Pelagibaculum spongiae, the following proteins share a genomic window:
- the ssb gene encoding single-stranded DNA-binding protein translates to MAARGVNKVILVGNVGKDPEVRYSGNGSAIANLTLATSDSWTDQSGQKQEKTEWHRVVFFGKLAEVVEKYIKKGSKLYVEGKLQTRKWQGQDGQDKYTTEVVIDGFSGQMQMLDSRGGDQQGGGYQQQQQQGGYQQPAQQPQAQPAYQQQPQAQQPAYQQPAAQQQQAAPAYQQPAPQAQQPAAQPAYQQPAAQPQQAAPAYQQPAQQQRPAAQPQQAPAVQQPPAGFDDFDDDIPF, encoded by the coding sequence ATGGCCGCACGTGGCGTCAACAAAGTAATTCTGGTTGGTAATGTGGGCAAAGACCCAGAGGTTCGTTACTCGGGCAATGGCAGCGCAATTGCCAATCTGACTTTGGCGACTTCCGATAGCTGGACTGATCAATCAGGCCAGAAGCAGGAAAAAACTGAATGGCACCGCGTGGTGTTTTTCGGCAAGTTAGCTGAAGTGGTAGAAAAATATATTAAGAAAGGCTCCAAGCTTTACGTTGAAGGCAAGTTGCAAACGCGTAAATGGCAAGGCCAAGATGGCCAGGATAAATACACTACAGAAGTTGTGATTGACGGCTTTAGCGGTCAAATGCAAATGCTCGATAGCCGTGGTGGCGATCAGCAAGGTGGTGGTTACCAGCAACAGCAGCAACAAGGCGGTTATCAGCAGCCTGCGCAACAGCCACAAGCGCAACCTGCTTACCAACAACAGCCACAAGCTCAGCAGCCAGCTTATCAACAGCCAGCCGCTCAACAACAACAAGCTGCACCTGCTTACCAGCAACCTGCGCCGCAAGCTCAACAGCCTGCCGCCCAACCTGCATACCAGCAACCAGCCGCTCAGCCACAACAAGCCGCACCTGCTTACCAGCAACCGGCTCAACAGCAGCGCCCTGCAGCACAGCCGCAGCAAGCGCCAGCGGTTCAGCAGCCACCAGCAGGATTTGACGACTTTGATGACGATATTCCGTTTTAG